The genomic region AGAGCGTCTGGATGCCGGCCGCCTCGGCTTCGCGCGGCGCGGCGAAATGCACGCCCCGGCCGCCGACGCGAATCTCGCCCGCGTCGTGCGCATGCACGCCGGTGAGCACGTTGATCAGCGTCGACTTGCCCGCGCCGTTCTGGCCCATCAGCGCGTGGATTTCACCCGGAAACAACCGGAAGTTCACGCGCTGCAGTGCGTTCACGCCCGGAAACGACTTGTCGATGCCGATCATCTCGACCACCGGCGGACTCTCCATGCATCCTCCCTCGAAACGGTTGGCGCCCGGGCGGCCGCCACGCCGCCGCCCGCGCCGGATCGTCGGTACGTGGCTCAGTACTTGCGGGTCGGCAGCACCTGGGCCGCGACGTTCATCGGGAACACGGTCTCGTTCGTCACGATGCGCTTGGGCAGTTGCTTGCCGGCGACGACGTCCTTCACCGCGGTCATCAACTGCGGGCCGAGCAGCGGGCTGCATTCGACGTCGACGTTGATCTTGCCGGCGACCATCGCCTGGAAGCCGCCCTTGGTCGCGTCGAACGACACGACGCTCACGTCCTTGCCGGGCTTGATCCCCGCCTCTTCCATCGCCTGGATCGCGCCGAGCGCCATGTCGTCGTTGTGCGCGTAGACGACGTTGATCTGCTTGCCGTAGGTCTTCGCGAACGCTTCCATCACCTGCTTGCCGCCGGCCAGCGTGAAGTCGCCGCTCTGCGACGCGATCACCTTGAACTTAGGATTGCTCTTGATCACTTCGAGCAGGCCGGCCCGCCGGTCGTTGGCCGGCGCCGAGCCGACCGTGCCCTGCAGCTCGACGATGTTGATCGGACCCGGGTCGTTCTTGTAGCGCTCTTCCATCCAGTGGCCGGCGCGCCGCCCTTCCTCGAGGAAGTCCGAGCCGATCATCGTCACGTACAGCGACGGGTCCTTCACGTCGACTCCGCGGTCGGTCAGGATCACCGGGATGTGCGCGGCCTTCGCTTCGGTCAGCACGGGCTCCCAGCCCGATTCGACGACCGGCGAGAACGCGATCACGTCGACCTTCTGCGCGATGAACGAGCGGATCGCGCGAATCTGGTTCTCCTGCTTCTGCTGCGCGTCGGAGAATTTCAGGTTGATGCCGGCGTCCTTCGCCGCGCCCTTCACCGACACGGTGTTCGCGGTGCGCCACGCGCTTTCCGCGCCGACCTGCGAGAAACCGAGCGTGATCGGTTTCTGCTGCGCGTGTGCGCCGCCGGCCAGCACCGTCGCCGCGGCAACGATCGCGCCGGCCGCCAGCTTCCTGATGAATGTCATGGTTCGTCTCCGATGATGTCGTTGTCTGCCGTTGCGCTGTTCTGTTTCTGCGTGGCGCAGGCACGGGTCGGGGCTGTGCGCCGGCCGGGGGCGTCGCGCCGGCCCGGTCTGCATGCCCCGCATCAGTCTAGAAACAAGTCCGATAACCTTCTAATGAAATATTGGATTGGGGCGATATCGGATTCGGCATACGTATAAACACCTAAACGAACGACGCGGCCCGTTCCAAGCGGCCTTTGCACGAGCCAGCGCACCACCGGCGCGTTGCCTCACCACATCGTAAAACGCTCGCTCCAGCCGACCTCGACGATCTCCGCGGCAGCTTCGATGTTCGTTGAACGCGACACGGCGTCGACGCGATCCGCCGATGTCGACATCGGCCCGCAGTCAGCTTGCCCGGGCGAAGCCGTTGCGTTGTTTCGTCCATGCAGCGGAAACAAACACCCGGATGCCCGTCCGGCGCGCGCTTGCGCCGGGCCTTCTCGCGCATGCCGGGAGTGGCGCACGGTTCTTGCTGCGCAGCGCCGGAACGTACGCATAAACAGGAGAAAACCGTGCGCGCAGGATGTCCGCCCGGAACGCAGCCCGACGATACGCGGATCGGCACTGACGTCGATCGACGCGCCGCAGCATGAAGCAGCGCGCCCCGTCGCAGCCGAAGGCGCGCATGCCCGCCGGGCCGCTGCGCCATGTCGACGACCGCCGCCCCGGCTATACGCGCCGGCCGCTCCGCAACGGCTTCGCGTATTACGGGCCGGACGGTGTGCGTGTGCGCGATGCCGACGAAATTGCCCGTATCAACGCGCTCGCGATTCCACCCGCGTACACCGACGTGTGGATCTGCATGGACCCGCGCGGTCATCTTCAGGCAACCGGCCGCGATGCACGCGGGCGCAAGCAGTATCGCTATCACCCGCTGTGGCGCGAGACGCGAGACGCGAACAAGTACGCGCGGATGGCCGCGTTCGCGCGTGCGCTGCCGCGCATCCGCGCGCGCGTCACGCGCGATCTGGCGTTGCCGGGCATGCCGCGCGACAAGGTCGTGGCGACGATCGTCCGCTTGCTCGACACGACGCTCGCGCGGATCGGCAACACGGAATACGCGCGCGAAAACGGCTCGTACGGGCTGACGACGTTGCGCAAGCGTCATGTGAAAATTCAGCCCGGCCAGGTGCAGTTGCGCTTCGCCGGCAAGAGCGGGATCGAACACGACGTGACGGTTGACGACGCACGGGTCGCGCGGATCGTACGGCGCTGCGCCGAGCTGCCCGGGCACGAGCTGTTCCAGTATGTGGACGACGACGGCGTACGCCATCCGGTCGGGTCGTCCGACGTGAACGACTACCTGCGCGAGGCCGGCGGCGCGGATTTCACCGCGAAGGACTACCGGACCTGGGCCGGCAGCGTGCATGCGCTTGGGTTGTTGCGGCGCACCGAGCATCGCGGCGTCACGCACGCGCGCAAGCAGATCGTCGAGACCGTGCGCGCGGTGGCCGAGCTACTGCGCAACACACCGGCCGTGTGCCGGCGCTGCTACATCCATCCGGCCGTGCTCGACGCGTTCGAGGCAGGCACGCTCGCCGCGCTCGCGGTCCGGCGTACGCCGCGCGGCTTGCGCGTGGACGAAGCGGCGTTCGTGGCGTTGCTCCGCAGCGCACGCCGGCGCATGGGGACATGACTGCGCACATCGCCCGGACACACCCGCTTCGACGCAGCCGGCCCCACACGAACCCGATGTCGTTTACCACCGGGTTCCGGGCGCATGACCGATAGCCGCCCGCGCCCGTTTCCCTAAACTGGTTCGCACAACACACCTGCCCGGTGTCGTCCGCTACGCGCGTCACGCCACCGGCATCGACGCATCCCCGAGACATCCGCCTTCGCTGTCCGTCGGCCCGCACGCCCCCGCTGCGTTCCCGCCGGCCGCGCCGCCAAGGCATTCCAGGAGAGTTCATTGAGCCCGTCGCAAGCGCGCCCCGCGAAAACCCGATCTTCGCGCCAGTCCGTCAAGCTGGATGACATCACGATCGTCGACCCCGCCGTCCTCAAGCGCGCGGTCGGCGCCATGGCGTTCGGCAACGCGATGGAATGGTTCGACTTCGGCGTCTACAGCTATATCGCCGTCACGCTCGGCAAGGTGTTCTTCCCGTCCAGCAGCCCGTCCGCGCAGCTGCTCGCGACCTTCGGCACGTTCGCGGCCGCGTTCCTCGTGCGCCCGCTCGGCGGCATGGTGTTCGGCCCGCTCGGCGACCGCATCGGCCGCCAGCGCGTGCTCGCCGCCACGATGATCATGATGGCCGTCGGCACCTTTGCGATCGGCCTGATCCCCAGCTACGCGTCGATCGGCATCATGGCGCCCGTGCTGCTGCTCGTCGCCCGCCTCGTGCAGGGCTTCTCGACCGGCGGCGAGTACGGCGGCGCCGCCACCTTCATCGCCGAATTCTCGACCGACAGGCGCCGCGGCTTCATGGGCAGCTTCCTCGAGTTCGGCACGCTGATCGGCTATACGCTCGGCGCGGCGACGGTCGCGCTGCTCACCGCGTCGCTGTCGCAGGAAGCGCTGCTGTCGTGGGGCTGGCGCGTGCCGTTCTTCATCGCCGGCCCGCTCGGTCTCGTGGGGCTCTACGTCCGGCTGAAACTCGAGGAGACGCCCGCGTTCAAGAAGGAGGCCGAAGCACGCGAAGCGGACGAACGCACGCGGCCGAAACAACGCTTCGCGACGCTGCTCGTCGAACAGTGGAAGCCGCTGCTGCAATGCGTCGGCCTCGTGCTGATCTTCAACGTCACCGACTACATGGCGCTGTCGTACCTGCCGAGCTACCTGTCGGCGACGCTGCACTTCCGCGAATCGCACGGCCTGTTCCTGGTGCTGCTCGTGATGGTGCTGATGATGCCGATGACGCTCTACGCCGGGCACCTGTCGGACAAGGTCGGCCGCAAGCCGGTGATGATGGCGGGCTGCGTGGGCCTGCTCGTGCTGGCCGTGCCGGCGCTGATGCTGATCCGCACCGGCGGCATGCTGCCCGTGTTCGGCGGGATGCTGATCTATGGCGTGCTGCTGTCGTGCTTTACCGGCGTGATGCCGTCGGCGCTGCCCGCGCTGTTCCCCACGCGCATCCGCTACGGCGCGCTCGCGATCGGCTTCAACGTGTCGGTGTCGTTGTTCGGCGGCACGACGCCGCTCGTCACCGCGTGGCTCGTCGATCGCACCGGCGACCTGATGATGCCCGCGTACTACCTGATGGGCGCATCGTTCATCGGCATCGTGTCGGTGCTCGCGCTGCGCGAAACGGCGCGCCAGCCGCTGCCCGGCTCCGCGCCGTGCGTCGCGAGTCGCGCGGAGGCGCTGAGCCTCGTTCGCGGCCAGGCCGACGAAGCGCGCGGGCAGGACAGGAAGCTCACGCCGGTCAGCGAACGTGCGTGATGCGGGCGCGGGTCGCGCGGGCGCTCATGACGTGACGTGATGCCACGCGACATGCGCCGCGTCGCGCGCACCGCGTCAGCCTGCCGACAGCCGCTGCGCGTCGAACCAGTCGAGCAGCATGCGCGTGACGAACGCGGGATTTTCCAGATTCGAGATGTGGCCGGCGTCCGGCACCAGCGCATGGGTGCAGCCGATCACGCTCGCCATCTTCACGGTTTCCGACGGCGGGCGCGCCATGTCGCCCGCGCCGCACATCAGCAGCGTGCGTTCGGCGTCCAGTTCGGCGAGTGCCGACAGCGTGTCGGGCCGGCCGAAGATCAGCCGGCCGAGCGGGACGATCGATTGCCGCAACCGGTCGGCCGGCAGGTTCGCCAGCGCGTCGCGAAACGCGGACGGCACCGGGCCCGCCAGATTGACGTCCGGCCGGAAGAACAGCGGCACGATCGCATCGAGCAGCGGCGGCGCGATACGGCCCGCGGCGGCGATGGCGTCAAGCATTCCGAAGTAGCGCAGCCGCGTCGCCTCGGGCTCGGCCTCGAGCGACGCATCCATCAGCACGAGCGAGCGCACGCGCTGCGGTTCGCGCAACGCGAGCCGCGCGCCCCACATGCCGCCGACACTGAGCCCGACGAGCGCGCACTGTTCGATCGCCAGCGCGTCGAGCAGCGCACTCGCCTGCGCGGCGAGATCGTCGAGCGTCTGCGTGCCTTCCGGCATCGCACCCGATGCGCCGTGCCCCCACAGGTCCGGCACGATGACACGATACTGGCGCGACAGCGCGTCGATCTGCGGCGCCCACATCGCCGCATCCCACAGATAGCTGTGCCCGAGCAGCACCGGGAACCCGGTGCCGTGATCCTGGTAATGCAGGGTGCTGCCATGAATGTTCACTGCGGGCATGTCGTCTCCGGTGTCGGCGCGATCGGCAGCGGCCCGGAACCGGGCGCCGCGGTCGGCGGCGTGCTGCAACGAAGGCGAAGCGGCGCATCATCGCACAGGTTGCAGGCGCGGCGCATGACGGTTCGCACCTGCGTGCGCGTCGACCCTGCCGCATGCCCCTTCAACACGCACGCGTGACGGCGTGCCGCGACCGTCCTATCCGACGCGATACATCGGCACCACGTTGCTGCCGGCCGTTTCCTGGTCCGACGCGAGCGGATGACTCGCCTGCTCGAGCAGCCAGTTGGTCAGCACCGCGATATCGAACTCGTTGCATGCGTCCGGGTTCTGCACCAGCACGTAGCTGCCCGATGCGACCGTGCAGTGCGGGAACAGCTCGACGAGCCGGCCCTGCTTCAGCAGCCCGTCGACCAGCGGCCGCCGCCCGATCGCGATGCCGTGCCCGTCGACCGCGGCCTGCACCAGCTGATCGTACTGGCTGAAATGCAGTGCGCCGGCGGGCCGCAGGCGCGGCACGCCCAGCTCCTTCAGCAGATGGCTCCATCCGTGCCACGGCCATTCGCCGCGCGGATCGTCGAGATGCAGCAGCACGTGCTTGTCGAGATCCTCCGGCTTCATCGACGCGACGTCGCCCGGCGCCGGCATCAGGCTCGGGCTGCAGACCGCCACGACATGCTCGCGAAACAGCACGTCCGTCTCGTCCGTCGACGTATACGGCCCGGCATATCGCACGGCCAAGTGCAAACGTTTGCGTTTAAGATCTTCAATTTCGCTCGTGGCGGATACGCGTACGTCGATGTCGGGGTAGCTGGCGCGGAATGAACCGAGGCGCGGAATCAGCCACAGCGCCGCGAACGAAACGGTGGTCGACAACGAGATCGCGCGCTGGCCCACGCTCGACGACAGCCTGCCGATCACCGATTCC from Burkholderia sp. HI2500 harbors:
- a CDS encoding ABC transporter substrate-binding protein, translating into MTFIRKLAAGAIVAAATVLAGGAHAQQKPITLGFSQVGAESAWRTANTVSVKGAAKDAGINLKFSDAQQKQENQIRAIRSFIAQKVDVIAFSPVVESGWEPVLTEAKAAHIPVILTDRGVDVKDPSLYVTMIGSDFLEEGRRAGHWMEERYKNDPGPINIVELQGTVGSAPANDRRAGLLEVIKSNPKFKVIASQSGDFTLAGGKQVMEAFAKTYGKQINVVYAHNDDMALGAIQAMEEAGIKPGKDVSVVSFDATKGGFQAMVAGKINVDVECSPLLGPQLMTAVKDVVAGKQLPKRIVTNETVFPMNVAAQVLPTRKY
- a CDS encoding DNA topoisomerase IB; this translates as MKQRAPSQPKARMPAGPLRHVDDRRPGYTRRPLRNGFAYYGPDGVRVRDADEIARINALAIPPAYTDVWICMDPRGHLQATGRDARGRKQYRYHPLWRETRDANKYARMAAFARALPRIRARVTRDLALPGMPRDKVVATIVRLLDTTLARIGNTEYARENGSYGLTTLRKRHVKIQPGQVQLRFAGKSGIEHDVTVDDARVARIVRRCAELPGHELFQYVDDDGVRHPVGSSDVNDYLREAGGADFTAKDYRTWAGSVHALGLLRRTEHRGVTHARKQIVETVRAVAELLRNTPAVCRRCYIHPAVLDAFEAGTLAALAVRRTPRGLRVDEAAFVALLRSARRRMGT
- the proP gene encoding glycine betaine/L-proline transporter ProP, yielding MSPSQARPAKTRSSRQSVKLDDITIVDPAVLKRAVGAMAFGNAMEWFDFGVYSYIAVTLGKVFFPSSSPSAQLLATFGTFAAAFLVRPLGGMVFGPLGDRIGRQRVLAATMIMMAVGTFAIGLIPSYASIGIMAPVLLLVARLVQGFSTGGEYGGAATFIAEFSTDRRRGFMGSFLEFGTLIGYTLGAATVALLTASLSQEALLSWGWRVPFFIAGPLGLVGLYVRLKLEETPAFKKEAEAREADERTRPKQRFATLLVEQWKPLLQCVGLVLIFNVTDYMALSYLPSYLSATLHFRESHGLFLVLLVMVLMMPMTLYAGHLSDKVGRKPVMMAGCVGLLVLAVPALMLIRTGGMLPVFGGMLIYGVLLSCFTGVMPSALPALFPTRIRYGALAIGFNVSVSLFGGTTPLVTAWLVDRTGDLMMPAYYLMGASFIGIVSVLALRETARQPLPGSAPCVASRAEALSLVRGQADEARGQDRKLTPVSERA
- a CDS encoding alpha/beta fold hydrolase, whose product is MPAVNIHGSTLHYQDHGTGFPVLLGHSYLWDAAMWAPQIDALSRQYRVIVPDLWGHGASGAMPEGTQTLDDLAAQASALLDALAIEQCALVGLSVGGMWGARLALREPQRVRSLVLMDASLEAEPEATRLRYFGMLDAIAAAGRIAPPLLDAIVPLFFRPDVNLAGPVPSAFRDALANLPADRLRQSIVPLGRLIFGRPDTLSALAELDAERTLLMCGAGDMARPPSETVKMASVIGCTHALVPDAGHISNLENPAFVTRMLLDWFDAQRLSAG
- a CDS encoding LysR substrate-binding domain-containing protein encodes the protein MANVRLAKRLRSMPSLDFLRGFECAARHLSFTRAGQELNVTQSAVSRQVKALEEQLRIELFHRHIRSLTLTDKGRELYDAISFALSDLESVIGRLSSSVGQRAISLSTTVSFAALWLIPRLGSFRASYPDIDVRVSATSEIEDLKRKRLHLAVRYAGPYTSTDETDVLFREHVVAVCSPSLMPAPGDVASMKPEDLDKHVLLHLDDPRGEWPWHGWSHLLKELGVPRLRPAGALHFSQYDQLVQAAVDGHGIAIGRRPLVDGLLKQGRLVELFPHCTVASGSYVLVQNPDACNEFDIAVLTNWLLEQASHPLASDQETAGSNVVPMYRVG